A window of Tautonia plasticadhaerens contains these coding sequences:
- a CDS encoding PSD1 and planctomycete cytochrome C domain-containing protein: MIVRTLIGAVVSAALLASAAPAPALALGDDEAIDFNRDIRPILSNKCVFCHGPDEAERQAGLRLDREADALADRGGYAAVVPGDPDASELIYRVESEDGLDVMPPPGVGKAVTPEERALLRRWVEQGAEFQEHWSYVPPDRPALPEVSDETWPTNPIDRFVLSRIEAEGLAPSPEADRAALIRRVSLDLTGLPPTLEEVDAFLADESADAYEDLVDRLLASQSYGEHQARLWLDLARYADSAGYADDPSRTIWAYRDWVIDAFNDNLPFDRFTVEQVAGDLLPEPTERQLIATAFHRNTMTNSEGGTDDEEFRNAAIVDRVNTTMTVWMGTSMACAQCHTHKYDPISQVDYFRLFAILNSTADADQRDESPTLPLFTEEQEARKADWEREAEALRNTLSTPTPELRYAQLDWERSFPEEPGPGSPDAKTPEEIRTILAIDPADRTEEQAKKLSDHFLSITPILQSERDRLAELERKLTPYTTVPIMRELPEAERRTTHIQRRGNFLDLGEEVAPDVPESFHPLPDGEEPDRLGLARWLVSGENPLTGRVIANRCWEQVFGRGLVGTSEEFGSQGDPPTHPELLDWLATELVRSGWDLKASFRLLVTSSTYRQSSTVSPRLLDRDPDNALLARGPRFRLSAEMIRDQALFVSGLLSPRMYGPPVNPPRPETGLRAAFGSAIDRGTSEGQDRYRRALYTEWRRSNPYPSMTTFDAPNREICIVRRDRTNTPLQALVTLNDPVYIEAAQALARRMVAEGGDSTEDQARHGFRLCLAREPSTDELDRILSLFEDARSGFSADGDAARAMATDPLGPLPEGMDPAELAAWTVVGNVLLNLDEMFLKR; encoded by the coding sequence ATGATCGTTCGGACATTGATCGGCGCGGTCGTCTCGGCGGCGCTGCTGGCATCGGCCGCCCCGGCCCCGGCCCTCGCCCTCGGCGACGACGAGGCGATCGACTTCAACCGGGACATCCGGCCGATCCTCTCGAACAAGTGCGTCTTCTGCCACGGCCCGGACGAGGCCGAGCGCCAGGCGGGCCTCCGCCTGGACCGAGAGGCCGACGCCCTGGCCGACCGGGGCGGGTACGCGGCCGTCGTCCCCGGCGACCCGGACGCCAGCGAGCTGATCTACCGGGTCGAGTCGGAGGACGGACTGGACGTGATGCCGCCGCCGGGCGTCGGCAAGGCGGTCACCCCCGAGGAGCGGGCCCTGCTCCGCCGCTGGGTCGAGCAGGGGGCCGAGTTCCAGGAGCACTGGTCGTACGTGCCCCCCGATCGGCCGGCGCTGCCCGAGGTCTCGGACGAGACCTGGCCGACCAACCCGATCGACCGCTTCGTCCTCTCCCGGATCGAGGCCGAGGGGCTGGCACCCTCCCCCGAGGCCGACCGGGCCGCGCTGATCCGCCGGGTGTCGCTCGACCTGACCGGGCTGCCGCCGACCTTGGAGGAGGTGGACGCCTTCCTCGCCGACGAGTCGGCCGACGCCTACGAGGACCTGGTCGATCGCCTGTTGGCGTCGCAGTCCTACGGCGAGCACCAGGCCCGCCTCTGGCTGGACCTGGCCCGCTATGCCGACTCGGCCGGGTACGCCGACGACCCGAGCCGGACCATCTGGGCCTATCGAGACTGGGTGATCGACGCCTTCAACGACAACCTGCCCTTCGACCGGTTCACGGTCGAGCAGGTCGCCGGCGACCTGCTGCCCGAGCCCACCGAGCGGCAATTGATCGCCACCGCCTTCCACCGCAACACGATGACGAACAGCGAGGGGGGCACCGACGACGAGGAGTTCCGCAACGCGGCGATAGTCGACCGGGTGAACACGACGATGACCGTCTGGATGGGCACGTCCATGGCCTGCGCTCAGTGCCACACGCATAAATACGACCCGATCTCCCAGGTCGACTACTTCCGCCTCTTCGCCATCCTGAACTCGACCGCCGACGCCGACCAGCGGGACGAGTCCCCCACGCTCCCCCTCTTCACCGAGGAGCAGGAGGCCCGCAAGGCCGACTGGGAGCGCGAAGCCGAGGCGCTGAGGAACACGCTTTCGACGCCGACCCCGGAGCTGCGCTACGCCCAGCTCGACTGGGAACGCTCCTTCCCCGAGGAGCCGGGACCTGGCTCGCCGGACGCGAAGACGCCGGAGGAGATCCGGACCATCCTGGCGATCGACCCGGCCGACCGCACCGAGGAACAGGCGAAGAAACTCTCGGATCATTTCCTGAGCATCACGCCGATCCTCCAGTCTGAGCGCGATCGGCTGGCGGAGCTGGAGCGGAAGCTGACGCCCTACACGACCGTGCCGATCATGCGGGAGCTGCCCGAGGCCGAGCGGCGGACGACCCACATCCAGCGCCGCGGGAATTTCCTGGACCTGGGGGAGGAGGTGGCCCCCGACGTGCCCGAGTCGTTCCACCCGCTCCCGGACGGGGAGGAACCCGACCGGCTCGGGCTGGCCCGGTGGCTCGTCTCGGGGGAGAACCCGCTCACGGGCCGGGTGATCGCGAACCGGTGCTGGGAGCAGGTCTTCGGCCGGGGGCTGGTGGGGACGAGCGAGGAGTTCGGCTCGCAGGGCGATCCGCCGACCCACCCCGAGCTGCTCGACTGGTTGGCGACCGAGTTGGTCCGATCGGGCTGGGACCTCAAGGCGTCCTTCAGGCTGCTCGTCACGTCGAGCACCTATCGGCAATCGTCGACGGTGAGCCCGAGATTGCTGGATCGGGATCCGGACAACGCCCTGCTCGCCCGGGGGCCCCGGTTCCGCCTCTCGGCCGAGATGATCCGGGACCAGGCGCTCTTCGTCTCCGGCCTGCTCAGCCCGAGGATGTACGGGCCGCCGGTGAATCCTCCCCGGCCCGAGACCGGCTTGCGGGCCGCCTTCGGCAGCGCGATCGACCGGGGGACGAGCGAGGGCCAGGACCGCTACCGTCGCGCCCTCTACACCGAGTGGCGGCGGTCCAACCCCTATCCCTCGATGACGACCTTCGACGCCCCGAACCGGGAGATCTGCATCGTCCGGCGCGATCGGACGAATACCCCGCTCCAGGCCCTCGTCACCCTGAACGACCCGGTCTACATCGAGGCGGCCCAGGCCCTGGCGAGGCGGATGGTGGCCGAGGGGGGCGATTCGACCGAGGATCAGGCCCGGCACGGGTTCCGGCTCTGCCTGGCCCGGGAGCCGTCGACCGACGAACTCGACCGGATCCTCTCGCTGTTCGAGGACGCCCGGTCGGGCTTCTCCGCCGACGGGGACGCGGCCCGGGCGATGGCCACCGACCCGCTCGGCCCGCTGCCCGAGGGCATGGATCCGGCGGAGCTGGCGGCGTGGACGGTGGTCGGGAACGTGCTGCTGAACCTGGATGAGATGTTCCTGAAGCGTTGA
- a CDS encoding DUF1501 domain-containing protein, whose product MDPRTERLQHTTRRHFLKEMPVGLGAVALASMLGEGARGADRASLDAPLAPKPPHFAPKAKNVIYLHMSGAPPHLDLFDYKPELVKHSGKDCPQEFLEGRRFAFTSGTPKLLGTPRTFSRAGESGIWMSDAIPNFHGVADELCVIKSMHTDQFNHAPAELLLFTGSPRQGRPSFGSWVTYGLGSESRDLPGFVVLISNGVQPSAGQGAWGSGFLPSVFQGVQCRSKGDPVLYVSDPPGMDRDLRRRSLDALNELNAMQAEQFGHPETNTRIAQYELAFRMQMSVPEVMDISRESEATIAEYGAEPGGASFANNCLLARRLVEQGVRYVQLFDWGWDFHGTGPNEDLRDGLTEKCSKTDRPVSALIRDLKARGLLDETLVIWGGEFGRTPFREGRTANSEILGRDHYPDCFSLFMAGGGVRGGYCHGETDELGFSVVEDPVHVHDLQATILHQLGFDHERLTFRFQGRDFRLTDVHGRVVPELLA is encoded by the coding sequence ATGGACCCCCGCACCGAACGCCTGCAGCACACCACCCGCCGGCACTTCCTGAAGGAGATGCCGGTCGGCCTCGGGGCCGTCGCGCTCGCCTCGATGCTCGGCGAGGGCGCCCGGGGGGCCGACCGGGCCTCGCTCGACGCTCCGCTCGCCCCGAAGCCGCCCCACTTCGCCCCGAAGGCGAAGAACGTCATCTATCTGCACATGTCCGGTGCCCCGCCGCACCTCGACCTGTTCGACTACAAGCCGGAACTCGTGAAGCACAGCGGCAAGGACTGCCCGCAGGAGTTCCTGGAGGGCCGTCGCTTCGCCTTCACCTCCGGGACGCCGAAGCTGCTGGGGACGCCGCGGACCTTCTCCCGAGCGGGAGAGTCGGGCATCTGGATGTCCGACGCGATCCCGAACTTCCACGGGGTGGCCGACGAGCTGTGCGTCATCAAGTCGATGCACACCGACCAGTTCAACCACGCCCCGGCCGAGCTGCTGCTGTTCACCGGCTCGCCGAGGCAGGGGAGGCCGTCGTTCGGCTCCTGGGTGACCTACGGCCTGGGGTCGGAGAGCCGGGACCTGCCGGGGTTCGTGGTGCTCATCTCCAACGGCGTGCAGCCGAGCGCCGGCCAGGGGGCCTGGGGGAGCGGGTTCCTGCCGTCGGTCTTCCAGGGGGTGCAGTGCCGGTCGAAGGGGGACCCGGTGCTGTACGTCTCCGACCCGCCGGGGATGGACCGGGACCTGAGGCGTCGGAGCCTCGACGCCCTGAACGAGTTGAACGCGATGCAGGCCGAGCAGTTCGGCCACCCGGAGACGAATACGCGGATCGCGCAATATGAACTTGCGTTCCGGATGCAGATGTCGGTGCCCGAGGTGATGGACATCTCCCGGGAGTCCGAGGCGACGATCGCCGAGTACGGCGCCGAGCCGGGCGGGGCGAGCTTCGCGAACAACTGCCTGCTGGCCCGGCGGCTGGTCGAGCAGGGCGTCCGCTACGTCCAACTGTTCGACTGGGGCTGGGACTTCCACGGCACCGGCCCGAACGAGGACCTCCGAGACGGGCTGACGGAGAAGTGCTCGAAGACCGATCGGCCCGTCTCGGCCCTGATCCGGGATTTGAAGGCCCGGGGGCTGCTGGATGAGACGCTGGTGATCTGGGGGGGCGAGTTCGGCCGCACGCCCTTCCGGGAGGGCCGGACCGCCAACAGCGAGATCCTCGGCCGGGACCACTACCCCGACTGCTTCTCCCTGTTCATGGCCGGCGGCGGCGTCCGGGGCGGCTACTGCCACGGCGAGACGGACGAGCTGGGGTTCTCGGTGGTCGAGGATCCGGTGCACGTCCACGACCTCCAGGCGACGATCCTGCACCAGCTCGGCTTCGACCACGAGCGGCTCACCTTCCGGTTCCAGGGCCGGGACTTCCGCCTGACCGACGTCCACGGCCGGGTCGTGCCGGAATTGCTGGCCTGA